AATTACACAATTCATTTAGTTTATCTAATGTAACTACATTATAAATATTTTCTGGACTACGCAATTCCTCTTGTTTTAACATTGCATGAGAAATTTCTTCTTCAAATTTATAAATTAAGTTAAAAACATTTTCATTTGAAAATTTAATTTGACTCTCTTTTATTAAATCATTTATATATTTTTGATATCCACTTTTAATTTCTTTATGTCTTGGATGGCTTTCATCATAAAAATCCCTATTTGACATTCCCAAACTCATTGCAGAAATTCCTAAAGCTCTTTTATTACTGTTTTTAAAGTCTGAATCTACTCCTTTTGAATGAAAAAAACTAATATTAAATTCTTCAAAACATTCAGTTAAAAAATTTGAAAAATCCTTTTTATCATTTAAATTATTAATTTTATTAATAATTGGTTCTATTGGTTTAATTAATTGACTATTTCTTTCTTTTCAATTTAAATAGTTATTAAAAATATTGACAATTTTCTTTTCTTCTGAGTTAAGAGAATTGTAATTTTCTTTAAAATCTAGAATTAAATTTTTGATATCATCAATTGATTTTTTATGAAGCATTTCAAAACTTCCTCATGATGGATAACCATCGGGAAGTTGAGTATTATCAATTCATTCTTTATTTAAATAATCATAAAAATTATCTTGAACTCTTATTTTGTTTGACATTTTTATTTCTTCCTTTCTAAACATATTATATTGTTAATTTTAAAATAAACAATAGATAGTATAAAAATCTAAATAGAAAAATTTGCTATAATTAAAATTGATTTAGAAAAATTTATTTTATGAATAAAGATATTGTTTTATTAAGAACTGTTGAAGTTGCTGCAATTGCTTCATATAAATATATTGGAAAGAAAAATAAAGATTTAGTTGATCAAGCTGCTGTTGAAGCGTTTGAAGTAATGCTTAAGAATGAAAAAGGTTTTAAATTAAAAGTTGTAAATGGTGAAGGGGAATTAGATATGTTATACGTTGGTCAAATTCTTGGTGATACTACTGACCCATCTGTAAATACTTTTGATGTAAGTGTTGATCCAGTTGAAGGCACTAATCCTGCAGCATATAATTTTGCAGAAAGCATTTCAACAATTGCAATATCGGGTGAAAATACAATGTTACAATTGCCAGAAATGTATATGGAAAAATTATTCGTAAGTGATGAATTTAGAGATGTTATTAATTTAAATAATGGAATTATAGAAGTTGTTCGTGAAATGCAAATTTTTGCAAGAAGAAAAGATTTAAAATGTATTATTTTAGATAAACCAAGACATCAA
This genomic window from Spiroplasma taiwanense CT-1 contains:
- a CDS encoding fructose-bisphosphatase class II: MNKDIVLLRTVEVAAIASYKYIGKKNKDLVDQAAVEAFEVMLKNEKGFKLKVVNGEGELDMLYVGQILGDTTDPSVNTFDVSVDPVEGTNPAAYNFAESISTIAISGENTMLQLPEMYMEKLFVSDEFRDVINLNNGIIEVVREMQIFARRKDLKCIILDKPRHQKIIAKLNDMGIITRLIQDGDVLAAIDVVNGTADFVYGIGGAPEGSLMAALSISSGCKMQCKLISYKEVWPNESETESRVLIEQAWLQKHNLDFSTILSDFDLIADKRACFFCSWFNSWGKFETYRL